A genomic region of Actinopolymorpha sp. NPDC004070 contains the following coding sequences:
- a CDS encoding DMT family transporter has protein sequence MGDAADATAQNATGQNGTWLGRHPAPVLAVGALGVSGSAVLIDLSRTSPGTASFYRCLLALPLLAPLVALERRRSGALSPRLHLLAVVAGVMFAGDMLLWTQAIAEVGAGLSTVLVNLQVVFVPLLAWIVDRGRVTSRFLVVLPLLLAGVALTAGVLDGGAAGSRPVAGAVHAGLAALCYSGYLFLLRRGGHGGPVVAAYGDVIATAAVVSLALGAVWHGVDLSPGWSAIGWLALVSVFGQVIGWLLVALASPRLPSHLGAILLLFTPVGAVALGALVLHERPTVAQLLGCVLILGCGYFASRSAENGRERVSMRAGRVRVESDRHRD, from the coding sequence ATGGGTGACGCGGCGGACGCTACGGCGCAGAACGCCACAGGGCAGAACGGGACCTGGCTGGGACGTCATCCGGCGCCGGTTCTGGCCGTCGGCGCGCTCGGCGTCTCCGGCTCGGCCGTCCTGATCGACCTGTCCCGCACGTCACCCGGCACCGCGTCGTTCTACCGGTGCCTGCTCGCACTGCCCCTGCTCGCCCCGCTGGTCGCGCTGGAACGCCGGCGCTCTGGTGCGCTGTCGCCGCGACTGCACCTGCTCGCCGTGGTGGCGGGGGTGATGTTCGCGGGCGACATGCTGTTGTGGACGCAGGCGATCGCCGAGGTCGGCGCGGGTCTGTCGACCGTGCTGGTCAACCTGCAGGTCGTGTTCGTACCACTCCTCGCCTGGATCGTCGACCGCGGGCGCGTCACCTCGCGGTTCCTCGTGGTGCTCCCACTGCTGCTGGCGGGAGTGGCGCTGACGGCCGGTGTCCTCGACGGCGGGGCGGCCGGCAGCCGGCCGGTCGCCGGCGCGGTGCATGCCGGGCTGGCGGCGCTGTGCTACTCGGGTTACCTGTTCCTGCTCCGGCGCGGAGGTCACGGCGGCCCGGTGGTCGCGGCGTACGGCGACGTCATCGCCACCGCCGCGGTCGTCTCGCTCGCGCTCGGTGCCGTCTGGCACGGCGTGGACCTCTCGCCGGGCTGGTCCGCGATCGGCTGGCTGGCGCTCGTGTCGGTGTTCGGGCAGGTGATCGGCTGGCTGCTGGTGGCGCTGGCCTCCCCGCGGCTGCCCAGCCATCTCGGGGCGATCCTGCTGCTGTTCACCCCCGTGGGCGCGGTGGCGCTGGGCGCGCTGGTCCTGCACGAACGCCCCACCGTGGCGCAGTTGCTGGGATGCGTGCTGATCCTCGGATGCGGCTACTTCGCCTCCCGCTCGGCGGAAAACGGTCGGGAGCGGGTGTCGATGCGGGCGGGTCGCGTTCGTGTGGAGAGTGACCGGCACCGAGACTGA
- a CDS encoding phosphotransferase: MFESTVYLEHVPPAAADGELAAKHLARWQSETTTPGVPWLSGHQLAQRIEATHLDWSAVEDARAEALWSDRGRLLARLASVPMVLSHGDFHLDNLRADAGDTVALDWGTFGLAPVGADLAHLALSVREDLVPAYLAAVGGRFEEHQVVDGYRCTLVLVGASRVHWMLARGIEPPQGYVDFLWANRPAVD, encoded by the coding sequence GTGTTCGAGTCGACCGTCTACCTCGAACACGTGCCGCCCGCGGCCGCGGACGGCGAACTGGCCGCGAAACACCTTGCCCGTTGGCAGTCCGAAACGACCACCCCCGGCGTTCCCTGGCTGAGCGGACACCAACTGGCGCAGCGCATCGAAGCAACCCACCTGGACTGGTCGGCGGTGGAAGACGCCCGTGCCGAGGCGTTGTGGAGCGATCGTGGACGACTGCTTGCGCGGCTCGCCTCGGTTCCGATGGTGCTGTCCCACGGCGACTTCCACCTGGACAACCTGCGCGCCGACGCCGGCGACACCGTGGCCCTCGACTGGGGAACCTTCGGCCTCGCACCGGTGGGCGCGGACCTCGCGCATCTCGCGCTGAGTGTGCGAGAGGACCTGGTGCCGGCCTACCTCGCCGCCGTCGGAGGACGCTTCGAGGAGCACCAGGTCGTGGACGGCTACCGATGCACGCTGGTGCTGGTGGGCGCGAGCCGCGTGCACTGGATGCTCGCTCGCGGCATCGAACCACCGCAAGGCTACGTCGACTTCCTCTGGGCCAACCGTCCCGCGGTCGACTGA
- a CDS encoding VOC family protein, translating to MQVTGIRANLSVPDIGKARDFYTDYLGLSVEAFNMGWVANFQSPDGQAVVQLVTRDATAPVDSVISAAVGEDIEAAYEDAQRRGYEIVYPLTTEPWGIRRFFVRAPDGNVINVNSHTDQ from the coding sequence ATGCAGGTCACCGGCATCAGGGCCAACCTGTCCGTCCCGGACATCGGCAAAGCTCGCGACTTCTACACCGACTACCTCGGGCTGAGCGTCGAGGCGTTCAACATGGGCTGGGTCGCCAACTTCCAGTCCCCGGACGGCCAGGCCGTCGTTCAGCTCGTCACCCGTGACGCCACCGCCCCGGTCGACTCGGTGATCTCGGCCGCGGTCGGCGAGGACATCGAGGCGGCGTACGAGGACGCGCAACGGCGCGGCTACGAGATCGTCTACCCGCTCACCACCGAGCCCTGGGGCATCCGCAGGTTCTTCGTCCGCGCGCCCGACGGCAACGTGATCAACGTCAACAGCCACACCGACCAGTGA
- a CDS encoding phosphotransferase, translating into MEGAVEVERVRGERATPTRELLRAVWGTYALDGEPRLGDASGTSGIRDLGGSSSLNLLARRAGRPVVVRVYLPWVDSTRLSDLQRIRGLLRDAGVPTPRVVPTADGRQMMPYDGRLVELEEYVEHDAEMDTWARLNAGMPTLGRVHSVLDGVDAADVTRYPGFANAVEAADARAVTSRGVTRIRSWGDNSADWARMCDEAEEIAEIVATAETASPPTRRQLVHGDFWDNNVLFCAGQVAAVIDLDFLGHRPRVDDLALTLFFADQTLLPALDERIPLLRRLVDWYDSGLDQPLAPEERAAIPAALARQQLWGFGHVVWLDEKPARNLVDVMVGEVRRTVAIARDLPAWRAAFAEVGA; encoded by the coding sequence GTGGAGGGCGCTGTCGAGGTCGAGAGGGTACGCGGGGAACGCGCGACGCCGACCCGTGAGCTACTGAGGGCCGTTTGGGGGACGTACGCACTGGATGGCGAGCCCCGGCTCGGCGACGCCTCCGGCACGTCCGGCATCCGCGACCTGGGTGGCAGCTCCAGCCTCAACCTGCTCGCCAGGCGTGCCGGACGTCCGGTGGTCGTTCGCGTCTACCTGCCCTGGGTCGACTCGACCAGGCTGTCCGACCTGCAGCGAATCCGCGGTCTGTTGCGCGACGCGGGCGTTCCCACCCCACGCGTCGTTCCCACCGCGGACGGGCGGCAGATGATGCCGTACGACGGACGCCTGGTGGAGCTGGAGGAGTACGTCGAACACGACGCCGAGATGGACACCTGGGCCCGCCTGAACGCCGGGATGCCGACGCTCGGCCGGGTCCACTCTGTCCTGGATGGCGTCGACGCCGCAGACGTGACGCGATACCCCGGGTTCGCCAACGCGGTCGAAGCCGCCGACGCCCGAGCAGTGACGAGTCGCGGGGTCACGCGAATCCGATCGTGGGGCGACAACAGTGCCGACTGGGCGCGCATGTGCGACGAGGCCGAGGAAATCGCCGAGATCGTCGCAACCGCCGAAACCGCTTCTCCGCCGACACGTCGCCAACTGGTGCACGGTGACTTCTGGGACAACAACGTGCTGTTCTGCGCTGGCCAGGTGGCCGCGGTCATCGACCTCGACTTTCTCGGCCACCGGCCGCGGGTCGACGATCTGGCACTGACGCTCTTCTTCGCGGACCAGACGCTCCTGCCGGCACTGGATGAACGCATCCCTCTGCTACGCAGGCTGGTCGACTGGTACGACAGTGGGCTCGACCAGCCGCTGGCGCCGGAGGAGCGAGCCGCCATCCCGGCTGCGCTCGCACGCCAGCAGTTGTGGGGATTCGGGCATGTCGTCTGGCTCGACGAGAAGCCGGCGAGAAATCTCGTGGACGTCATGGTCGGGGAAGTTCGGCGAACCGTTGCGATCGCACGCGACCTACCCGCCTGGCGCGCCGCCTTCGCCGAGGTGGGAGCCTGA
- a CDS encoding ArsR family transcriptional regulator, producing the protein MRWRLLTELARSDLRVGELVAAIDQPQNTVSYHLGRLRAAGLVSMRRSSADQRDSYYHADLARCGELLASTGAAIHPGLSTAVQPAARHGVQPDLTVRPRRRGDRERRTVRVLFLCTGNSARSQMAEALFAQAAGEYAEVASAGSRPKDLHPHAVRAMRAYGIDLTVRRSKHLDEFAGQRFHCVVTLCDRLREICPEFPGSPETAHWSIADPAAEGGYPAFRRVAADLHTRVAFLTSYLAIPTGPTPSTAPAGPTKPTTPTTPTTRE; encoded by the coding sequence GTGCGCTGGCGGCTCCTCACGGAGCTTGCCCGTAGTGACCTACGGGTCGGGGAGCTCGTCGCCGCGATCGATCAACCGCAGAACACGGTTTCGTACCATCTGGGACGACTGCGTGCCGCCGGGCTCGTCTCGATGCGGCGCAGCTCCGCCGACCAGCGCGACAGCTACTACCACGCGGACCTCGCCCGATGCGGCGAACTGCTCGCCTCGACGGGGGCAGCGATCCACCCCGGGCTGAGCACCGCGGTCCAGCCAGCAGCCCGGCACGGCGTCCAGCCGGACTTGACAGTGCGCCCGCGCCGGCGCGGGGACCGAGAACGTCGCACGGTGCGGGTGCTGTTTCTCTGCACGGGGAACAGCGCGCGTTCCCAGATGGCCGAGGCGCTGTTCGCGCAGGCTGCCGGCGAGTACGCCGAGGTCGCCAGTGCGGGCAGCCGCCCCAAGGACCTCCACCCGCATGCCGTACGTGCCATGCGGGCGTACGGCATCGATCTCACCGTCCGGCGGAGCAAGCACCTCGACGAGTTCGCCGGGCAACGATTCCACTGCGTGGTCACTCTGTGCGACAGGCTTCGCGAGATCTGCCCGGAGTTTCCCGGGAGCCCCGAGACCGCGCACTGGAGCATCGCCGACCCCGCCGCCGAGGGCGGCTATCCAGCCTTCCGGCGCGTCGCGGCCGATCTCCACACCCGGGTTGCGTTCCTCACCAGCTACCTGGCCATACCTACGGGACCAACGCCGTCAACGGCACCCGCGGGACCTACGAAACCAACGACACCCACGACACCCACGACGAGGGAGTGA
- a CDS encoding GNAT family N-acetyltransferase: protein MRGEYEVRPPTPADADALGVVHTRVWREAYQGLMPQKYLDSLDSRRSAERWRATLSGENDDQLVRLVGLRGPEIVGFVVVGPARDDDPPTPRELQVINVLTAHHGTGLADQLLAEALGDSPAYLWVLEGNERAIAFYRRHGFATDGATTRHEPTGKTLLRMVRR from the coding sequence ATGCGCGGAGAGTACGAGGTCCGGCCGCCGACTCCCGCCGACGCCGACGCCCTCGGTGTGGTGCACACCCGGGTGTGGCGCGAGGCGTACCAGGGCCTGATGCCCCAGAAGTACCTCGACTCGTTGGACTCCCGCCGGTCGGCCGAGCGGTGGCGAGCCACGCTGAGTGGCGAGAACGACGACCAACTCGTACGACTGGTCGGGCTTCGCGGACCGGAGATCGTCGGGTTCGTCGTCGTCGGCCCGGCGCGAGACGACGACCCGCCGACACCACGGGAACTCCAGGTCATCAACGTACTGACCGCCCATCACGGCACCGGCCTCGCCGACCAACTGCTGGCCGAGGCTCTCGGTGACTCGCCGGCCTACCTGTGGGTCCTCGAGGGCAACGAGCGCGCCATCGCGTTCTACCGCCGGCACGGCTTCGCGACGGACGGTGCCACGACAAGACACGAGCCCACCGGGAAGACCCTGCTCCGGATGGTCCGGCGCTGA
- a CDS encoding DUF4038 domain-containing protein → MSRLTVDPSGTHLRLGEAFFPLIMDTAWSSFADPSEEEWRSYLATRRRQGFTCVAVSVLPILHDRDERAGSRDPFALDAVGHPDFDRPDEGYFAQAREFTRIAHEEYDLRLLLVVLWNNYVPGTWAAARTPYAVMADKHRRAYVERVARTFGDLEPIFAVGGDDNYRVPEANAAYLEAAAQLRDVAPSCLLTTHSAPHADLPDDLAGALDFFCHQSGHDARNVDLTWQQAAPYLARSPRKPLLAAEPAYEQHGRVNGHGRWTRDDVRRASWTSVLAGAAAGIGYGAHGMWMWHSPSARFTSGGSSLEPYPWQVALGFPGALDISLMARLFTDHRLYRLTPAQDLLADRAGDGVEGGVEGSGADEPGAGEVLRLGASPDRDLVVLYLPYSRDAEVLVDLRVHRLTGWDLAERAPLTVDPVFGDGRTRLRQLPSLGDQLVVAERTA, encoded by the coding sequence ATGTCGCGGCTGACCGTGGACCCGTCGGGCACTCACCTGCGTCTCGGCGAGGCGTTCTTTCCGCTGATCATGGACACGGCGTGGAGCAGCTTCGCCGACCCGAGCGAGGAGGAGTGGCGCAGCTACCTCGCCACCCGCCGCCGGCAGGGTTTCACCTGCGTGGCCGTGTCGGTGCTGCCGATCCTGCACGACCGGGACGAGCGCGCCGGCTCGCGCGACCCCTTCGCCCTCGACGCGGTCGGGCACCCCGACTTCGACCGGCCCGACGAGGGCTACTTCGCCCAGGCGCGGGAGTTCACCCGGATCGCGCACGAGGAATACGACCTGCGGCTGCTGCTCGTCGTGTTGTGGAACAACTACGTTCCCGGCACCTGGGCGGCGGCCCGCACGCCGTACGCCGTGATGGCCGACAAGCACCGGCGTGCGTACGTCGAACGCGTGGCCCGCACGTTCGGCGACCTGGAGCCGATCTTCGCCGTCGGCGGCGACGACAACTACCGCGTCCCGGAGGCGAACGCGGCCTACCTCGAGGCGGCCGCCCAGCTGCGTGACGTCGCGCCGAGCTGCCTGCTCACCACGCACTCGGCCCCGCATGCCGACCTGCCGGACGACCTCGCCGGCGCGCTGGACTTCTTCTGCCACCAGTCCGGTCACGACGCACGCAACGTCGACCTGACGTGGCAGCAGGCCGCTCCGTACCTCGCCCGGTCTCCGCGGAAGCCGCTGCTGGCGGCCGAACCTGCGTACGAACAACACGGCAGGGTCAACGGTCACGGTCGGTGGACTCGCGACGACGTGCGCCGAGCGAGCTGGACGAGCGTGCTGGCGGGCGCGGCCGCCGGGATCGGGTACGGCGCGCACGGGATGTGGATGTGGCACTCCCCGAGCGCGCGGTTCACCTCCGGCGGCTCCTCACTGGAGCCCTACCCGTGGCAGGTCGCGCTCGGATTCCCTGGCGCGCTGGACATCTCGCTGATGGCCCGGCTGTTCACCGACCATCGGCTGTACCGGCTCACGCCCGCGCAGGACCTGCTCGCCGACCGTGCGGGAGACGGCGTGGAAGGCGGCGTGGAAGGCTCCGGCGCCGACGAACCGGGTGCCGGGGAGGTGCTCCGGTTGGGCGCGAGCCCCGACCGGGACCTTGTCGTGCTCTACCTGCCGTACAGCCGGGATGCGGAGGTGCTGGTCGACCTGCGCGTCCACCGCCTTACCGGGTGGGACCTCGCAGAACGTGCCCCGCTCACCGTCGACCCGGTCTTCGGGGACGGCCGGACGCGACTGCGGCAACTGCCGAGCCTGGGCGACCAACTCGTCGTCGCCGAGCGGACCGCCTGA
- a CDS encoding GNAT family protein, giving the protein MSDTSIRFQPATPDVAEAVLDALVRSREHMQLWDPDRPADFFTVRAQAERLAGPDVRRWHLVDGEVIAGEFTLSTIELGAFRSARLGYWIDVGYTRRGLATRGVELVCQAARDELGLHRVEASTIVANVPSQGVLRKCGFEQFGTAPRYLYVGGEWQDCHLFQRTLHDDPPPAA; this is encoded by the coding sequence ATGTCCGACACGTCCATACGGTTCCAGCCCGCCACGCCGGACGTCGCGGAGGCGGTGCTGGACGCGCTGGTGCGCAGCCGGGAGCACATGCAGCTCTGGGATCCGGACCGTCCCGCCGACTTCTTCACCGTTCGCGCGCAGGCCGAACGCCTCGCCGGCCCAGACGTTCGCCGCTGGCACCTGGTCGACGGCGAGGTGATCGCCGGCGAGTTCACCTTGTCGACGATCGAACTCGGCGCGTTCCGCAGTGCGCGTCTCGGGTACTGGATCGACGTCGGCTACACCCGCCGCGGCCTGGCGACCCGCGGCGTGGAACTGGTGTGTCAGGCGGCCCGGGACGAGCTGGGCCTGCACCGCGTAGAGGCGTCGACCATCGTCGCGAACGTCCCGTCGCAGGGGGTGTTGCGCAAGTGCGGGTTCGAGCAGTTCGGCACCGCGCCACGCTACCTGTATGTCGGCGGCGAGTGGCAGGACTGCCACCTGTTCCAGCGGACCCTGCACGACGACCCGCCGCCGGCGGCCTGA
- a CDS encoding VOC family protein, producing MTETVDNVVSVRYIVDDVQAAIDFYTTHLGFTVRTAHVPAFADVTRGPLRLLLSGEQSSGARATPPDAKEPGRNRIHLVVEDLDDEIERLRAAGLSFRSDLVTGPGGRQILLADPSGNLVELFAPAGRG from the coding sequence ATGACCGAGACCGTAGACAACGTCGTCAGCGTCCGCTACATCGTCGACGACGTACAGGCCGCCATCGACTTCTACACCACCCACCTCGGGTTCACCGTGCGAACAGCCCATGTGCCGGCGTTCGCCGATGTGACCCGCGGCCCACTGCGACTGCTGCTGTCCGGGGAGCAGAGCTCCGGCGCTCGCGCGACTCCGCCGGACGCCAAGGAACCGGGCCGCAACAGGATCCACCTCGTCGTCGAGGATCTCGACGACGAGATCGAGCGGCTGCGCGCGGCCGGGCTGTCCTTCCGCAGCGACCTGGTGACCGGCCCGGGTGGCCGGCAGATCCTCCTGGCCGACCCGTCCGGCAACCTCGTCGAACTGTTCGCCCCCGCCGGGCGCGGCTGA
- a CDS encoding GNAT family N-acetyltransferase, translating into MSADRSGITRLLRHLHGADAEGTTLPRVRQEAQTFVATDGEQVVGLVVATLVDYGVEAYGSVEELVVDPEFRGQGTGRSLLDRSLTWLAASGAEVVFVSALDEDVIDFYASAGFKRTTGPWLAWVPDAKRYPAP; encoded by the coding sequence GTGTCGGCGGATCGGAGCGGCATCACTCGGCTCCTGCGGCACCTGCACGGAGCAGACGCCGAGGGCACGACGCTCCCTCGCGTACGCCAGGAGGCGCAGACGTTCGTCGCCACGGACGGCGAGCAGGTTGTCGGCCTGGTGGTCGCCACGCTCGTCGACTACGGAGTCGAGGCGTACGGGTCGGTCGAGGAACTCGTCGTCGACCCAGAATTTCGCGGGCAGGGGACGGGCCGCTCGCTGCTCGACCGCAGTCTGACGTGGCTGGCGGCGTCCGGAGCCGAAGTCGTCTTCGTGTCCGCTCTCGACGAGGACGTGATCGACTTCTATGCCTCGGCGGGATTCAAGCGAACCACAGGTCCGTGGTTGGCCTGGGTTCCTGACGCCAAGCGGTATCCAGCCCCGTGA
- a CDS encoding PPOX class F420-dependent oxidoreductase, which translates to MTAVLPEDLKKLIDEEKVFATVATLLADGQPHLTVVWVKREGDDLLFSTTESRVQGRNLARDPRISVLISPPGKPYTYAEIRGTATIVPDPDRQLPDELSLKYMGSKYGERNPDSVQETDRIIVRVTPEKLTHWPKPA; encoded by the coding sequence ATGACGGCCGTACTGCCCGAGGACCTGAAGAAGCTCATCGACGAGGAGAAGGTGTTCGCGACCGTCGCGACACTACTTGCCGACGGACAACCGCACCTCACCGTGGTCTGGGTGAAGCGCGAGGGCGACGATCTGCTGTTCTCCACCACCGAAAGCCGTGTCCAGGGCAGGAACCTCGCCCGTGATCCGCGGATCAGCGTGCTGATCAGCCCGCCGGGGAAGCCCTACACCTATGCGGAGATCCGCGGCACGGCGACCATCGTGCCCGATCCCGATCGGCAGCTCCCCGACGAGCTCTCCTTGAAGTACATGGGAAGCAAGTACGGCGAGCGGAACCCCGACTCGGTGCAGGAGACCGACCGGATCATCGTGCGGGTCACACCGGAGAAGCTCACCCACTGGCCCAAGCCCGCCTGA
- a CDS encoding YciI family protein — protein MTKHYLLSIQQPDGGPPPPEIIEPIMADVARFNDELREAGAWVFAGGLHEPTTATVVRYDDGDLLTTDGPYVEGKEHVGGLSIIAAADLDEALEWGRRLARAARLPIEVRPFQGEPGDHL, from the coding sequence GTGACGAAGCACTACCTGCTCAGCATCCAGCAGCCCGACGGCGGACCGCCTCCGCCGGAGATCATCGAGCCGATCATGGCCGACGTCGCGAGGTTCAACGACGAACTCCGCGAGGCGGGCGCATGGGTCTTCGCCGGCGGCCTGCACGAGCCCACCACGGCTACCGTGGTCCGGTACGACGACGGCGATCTGCTCACCACCGACGGCCCGTACGTCGAGGGCAAGGAGCACGTCGGCGGCCTGTCGATCATCGCCGCTGCGGACCTTGACGAGGCCCTGGAATGGGGGCGCAGGCTGGCCAGGGCGGCCCGGCTGCCGATCGAGGTCCGCCCGTTCCAGGGTGAGCCGGGCGACCACCTCTAG
- a CDS encoding HAD family hydrolase has translation MTSDQPTSPMQSGPTPVRGVLFDIDDTLFDYTSSETSGLLGHLAALGLLDQFEPGELVAVWRRFVDEEHARFLAGEQTFTEQQLSRTRRFLAHLGHLPDRGISDAEAAAWFAGYVSHRNASWAAFPDAAPLLELLATDYRLGVISNSSHDHQLHKLERIGLLPYFGDAIVCSESHGPAKPHPSIFLAGCERLGLPPHEVAYVGDKYAVDAVGARDAGLQAYWLDRTGAAAGLAREPGIQVITSLAELPALLRLPAAERG, from the coding sequence ATGACAAGCGACCAGCCGACGTCGCCCATGCAGTCCGGACCGACGCCCGTCCGGGGTGTCCTGTTCGATATCGACGACACCCTCTTCGACTACACGTCCTCGGAGACGTCCGGCCTGCTCGGGCACCTGGCCGCCCTGGGGCTCCTCGACCAGTTCGAACCCGGCGAACTCGTCGCCGTCTGGCGGCGATTCGTGGACGAGGAGCACGCACGCTTCCTCGCGGGCGAGCAGACCTTCACCGAGCAGCAACTGTCCCGGACCAGGCGCTTCCTCGCCCACCTCGGGCACCTTCCCGACCGCGGGATCTCCGACGCGGAGGCGGCCGCGTGGTTCGCCGGTTACGTATCCCATCGGAACGCGAGCTGGGCGGCCTTCCCGGACGCGGCGCCGTTGCTGGAACTCCTCGCGACCGACTACCGCCTCGGCGTCATCTCGAACTCCTCACACGATCATCAGCTGCACAAGCTGGAGCGGATCGGCCTGCTGCCGTACTTCGGTGACGCGATCGTCTGCTCGGAGTCGCACGGGCCGGCGAAGCCGCACCCGAGCATCTTCCTGGCCGGTTGCGAACGGCTCGGGCTGCCACCTCACGAGGTCGCCTACGTCGGCGACAAGTACGCCGTGGACGCCGTGGGCGCGCGCGATGCCGGCCTGCAGGCGTACTGGCTGGACCGTACGGGGGCAGCCGCCGGCCTGGCGCGCGAGCCCGGCATCCAGGTGATCACCTCGCTGGCCGAACTCCCTGCCCTGCTGCGACTCCCGGCTGCCGAACGCGGCTGA
- a CDS encoding NUDIX hydrolase gives MPALPVRNADGSALVSFERCDEDGLAGLDPSVPLTASLVVLWHGETCLMVFNRFRQLWELPGGMIDPGETPREAAVRELDEESGQRPGKLDLAGVARVTCAPDDRPEFLAIYRGRVDTPLPFVPNAEMSDATWWLPDEDLPELTPIDAALARLCPAG, from the coding sequence ATGCCTGCGCTACCGGTGAGGAACGCCGACGGGTCTGCTCTGGTGAGTTTCGAACGGTGCGACGAGGATGGCCTCGCCGGCCTGGATCCGTCCGTACCGTTGACTGCCTCGCTGGTCGTGCTCTGGCATGGCGAGACCTGCCTCATGGTCTTCAACCGGTTCCGGCAGTTGTGGGAGTTGCCTGGCGGCATGATCGATCCGGGTGAGACTCCTCGCGAGGCCGCCGTACGCGAGCTCGACGAGGAGAGCGGCCAACGGCCGGGCAAGCTCGACCTCGCGGGCGTGGCTCGGGTGACCTGTGCGCCCGACGACCGGCCGGAGTTCCTGGCCATCTACCGGGGTCGGGTCGACACACCGCTTCCGTTCGTACCGAACGCGGAGATGTCCGACGCGACGTGGTGGCTCCCGGACGAGGACCTCCCCGAGCTGACACCCATCGACGCCGCCCTCGCCCGGTTGTGTCCCGCGGGGTAG
- a CDS encoding nucleotidyltransferase domain-containing protein: protein MSLPEQVREVTDTYLRLVDAAVPDLVQGLYLHGSTALGDFSPGHSDIDFVALTSHRPDEAEIGALAAVHEELDRLHPRPYFDGAYLLPADLAADPDRCPDIPGCHETRFEPSGRIMVSLVTWHELAEHGVAVRGPAIAELGVWTDEGALLANTRNNLRTYWKRWVDKLDELAEKEPDRAVDPWFVEWCVLGSVRLHALLVTGRLHSKGGAGRWAVRTGAFGPRWVPILTEALRIRSNDDGPPTYGDLRHRLRDTRDFLATVVAANET from the coding sequence ATGTCGTTGCCTGAGCAGGTGCGCGAGGTCACGGACACCTACCTCCGACTCGTCGACGCGGCCGTGCCCGATCTCGTACAGGGGCTCTACCTGCACGGATCCACGGCGCTGGGGGACTTCAGCCCGGGTCACAGCGACATCGACTTCGTGGCGCTGACCTCGCACCGCCCCGACGAGGCCGAGATCGGCGCGCTCGCCGCCGTCCACGAGGAGCTGGACCGGCTCCACCCGCGCCCGTACTTCGACGGGGCGTACCTGCTGCCCGCCGACCTCGCCGCCGATCCGGACCGTTGCCCGGACATCCCGGGCTGCCACGAGACCAGATTCGAGCCCAGTGGACGGATCATGGTGTCCCTGGTGACGTGGCACGAGTTGGCCGAGCACGGCGTGGCGGTCCGCGGCCCGGCGATCGCGGAGCTCGGCGTGTGGACGGACGAGGGCGCGCTACTCGCCAACACCCGCAACAACCTGCGGACGTACTGGAAGAGATGGGTGGACAAGCTGGACGAGCTTGCAGAGAAGGAGCCGGACCGCGCGGTCGATCCGTGGTTCGTGGAGTGGTGCGTGCTCGGCTCCGTCCGCCTGCACGCCCTGCTGGTCACCGGACGGCTGCACTCCAAGGGTGGTGCCGGCCGGTGGGCGGTGCGGACCGGGGCGTTCGGGCCGCGATGGGTGCCGATCCTCACCGAGGCGCTGCGCATCAGGTCCAACGACGACGGGCCGCCGACGTACGGGGACCTTCGGCACCGGCTCCGCGACACTCGGGACTTCCTCGCCACCGTCGTCGCCGCGAACGAAACCTGA
- a CDS encoding PPOX class F420-dependent oxidoreductase: protein MAEGTPSATEVPEELRELIASGPMAHLSTINPDGTPQVSVIWIGLDGDEIVSGHMSRYAKLRNVERDPRVVLSFDAPRKPGVFLNPYAVLRARATVEPSEEAWDLLNRLAKVYMAPDAEFPAPRGPGYILRYAVDRIGGVGPWVPSSH, encoded by the coding sequence ATGGCAGAGGGAACACCATCCGCGACCGAGGTTCCCGAGGAGTTGCGGGAGCTGATCGCCTCCGGGCCGATGGCTCACCTGAGCACCATCAATCCCGACGGCACCCCGCAGGTTTCAGTCATCTGGATCGGGCTGGACGGCGATGAGATCGTCAGTGGTCACATGAGCCGGTACGCCAAGCTGCGCAACGTCGAACGCGACCCGCGCGTCGTGTTGTCGTTCGACGCACCGAGGAAGCCCGGCGTCTTCCTCAACCCGTACGCCGTGTTGCGTGCCCGGGCCACCGTCGAGCCGAGTGAGGAGGCGTGGGACCTGCTGAACCGTCTGGCCAAGGTCTACATGGCTCCCGACGCGGAGTTCCCGGCGCCCAGGGGACCCGGCTACATCCTGCGGTACGCCGTCGACCGTATCGGCGGCGTCGGCCCCTGGGTTCCCAGTTCACACTGA